The sequence tttaatttttttttctgtgtttttAGTAAAGTGTTTCAATTATTCTATCAGGAGAGGTTATCAGCTTCGAAAATTTGGTCTCCAGTATCTTTGAGTTCGTCCACGCCCTTGTTGAGACTCCACGGTTCCGCAGTGCCGTTCGCGATGGAATAAGTCaaattatttactatattatcCTCTTCATGCAAATAACGGAAGAGCAAGTATCGACTTGGACTGGCAATCCAGACCGCTTCGTCGAAGATGAAAGTGAAGATTCATTCTCCTATTCTGTTCGGCTCGCTGCTCAAGATCTTCTTCTGGTAAAACCATTCATCAACTTCAAATATGTGTACTTATTCAATCGTTATTTATCGTTTTTTACATTCAACAGGCTCTACGACAAGAATTTGAGGATgaagcttgctctggcttgtgtGAGGCTGTCACACGTCACTTGCAAGAAGCCGAAGTCATGCACACTCAAGGCAATAGTAGCTTTTGGTGGAAAGTGGTTGAAGCGGCTTTACTTTCACTCGGCGTTGTCAAAGATTTACTCGAGTCTCAGCAGAAGGAAAACCAATTGCCGTTGGATATAGTTGTAATTCTTCAGAGTAGTTTAGATCAGCACAATCGCATGGCAGGTGAGAACAACTTTggcttaaacaaaaaaaatcggaATTAACGTCTCTTTCCTTTTCAGCGTCACCCTTTTTGCTGGGCCGTTGTCTATGGGCAGCTAGTCGATTCGCAAGCTTCTTACCCACAGCCTTGCTGAACCGGTATTTACAAGCGACTGTTGAAGCGTTGCAACCTCACCAAAATGTCATTCTTCGAATTACTGCCGTTCGGTAAATTCATTTgtgtcccctttttttgttgaaaatagTCTTAATTCGTTAcactttttatcattttaaggGCCGTATGGGGATTTTGTGAACACTTGAAAGCATCACAGAATACCATAATGCTGACGCCGATGTTGCCCATGATCACCGAATCATTGCTGAATTTGGCAATTTTATTCAGTCATGAAGTTCTCAGCTTGGTTTTGGAAACCCTTGCTATGGTTTTAGCTGTAAGAATCGTCCGATTATTTAATCTGCAAAACTCAACATTTTCCCTTGATTTAATATTCAAACTCTTTATATAGGTGGACAAAAGCTTTACTGCAACTTGTGAATCCAAAGTTTGCCCACTTACCATCGCCCTTTTCCTGAAGCACAATTCTGGTAATTCAGCTAATTCTAAACTGATAAGTTATCCATATTACATGTATCTTTTAATCTTGTCTGAAACAGATCCAGTAATTGTTGAGCTTGCGCAAGATATTTTTCGGGAGCTCTCTCAAAACGAAGCTTGTCTAGGACCACTCCAGCATAGATTAGTTCCCACTTTAGTCTCTATCCTTCAGTCTCCTTCAGATAAAGTGCCGTCAGGTAAAGTGAacgattcatttttttgtgatttaatcAACTTCTAACCTATGCAAACGTCTGAAAAGGATTACATGGAGTTGCATTGGACGTCGTGGAAACTCTTGTTCGAGCCTCGAAACCTCCACTGAGTGATGCTCTCATGCAAACCTTTCCGTGTGCGGTGCGCTCTGCTCTGACTTCGGATGATCCAACAATCGTTCAGGTTAGGATTCACATTTTAAGATTTTAATGCGTAACTATGAATAATGCTAAAATGATTGTTAATGTTGATTCAGAACGGAGGTGAATGTTTACGAGCTTTTGTGTCCGTTTCACCTGATCAAGTTGCTGCTTACCGGGATTCTGAAGGACACACTGGCCTTTACTTTATTATTCAAGTCGTGCTTAATCTACTCAATCCTACGGTTAACGAATCTAGTTCGGCTTTTGTGGGCCGGCTCGTCAGCACTTTATTTAATCGTGCGGGGAGTCACCTGGGCGATAGCGTCGATTTGATTCTGAGAGGCGTCCTGAGTAAACTTCAGGGCTCCTCTTCTCTCGTTGCCGCGCAGTCGCTAATCATGGTTTATGCACATCTAATTCATGCTCAAATGGAAGCTGTTCTCGATTTTTTATCATCTGTTCCCGGACCCAAAGGACAATCAGCTCtacattttgttttacatCAATGGTGTTCGAGACAACACGTCTTTGCCGGAGCCTATGAAACTAAAGTTAGGTAATTGAATCACATTTTCTTATTGGTTGATATCATTCTGAAGTGATTTCCGCAACTGAAACTTCGGCTTCGTTCTTTAGTTCTATTGCATTGGCCAAATTGTTGCATCACGGCGTAACGACAAACGATAGTCGCATCACCGAGATTACAATTACAATTGAAGATGATACCGAACTGGTCGGTGGTGATTCCTCTGGTTGTATCCGAACTCGTTCTCAACGTGGAGGTCTTCAGTACCGTGTCAAAGAAATCTCAATCttcgtcaaaattttaaagctGATCATCTATGAGCTCTCAAATTGCCTGGAGTCTGCGATGGCATTCGCCGACGAAGATGATGAAACTGAAACGGACGGCGAAGtaaacaacaaattaaattgctgttctatttcatttttcggataaTAATCTTCTATCTTTATAAACTTTTCTTGAAGCAGAGCGTAGACGGCATGCGTGATAATGCCGCTGTGTTACTCTCCAGCCATTTACTGGACGATGAAGATAAACTAGATGACTTGAAAGATGATGATCCAGACGCCCAGCACGACCCGAATTCGGTGATTAACTTGCAACAATACCTTACGGAATTTCTACGTTCTTTCAGTAGTCAGAACTACTTCCCAACAGGATTCCTTCCGCATCTCAATAGTCAAGAGAAACAGGTGTTGAATATGATCGGCATTCATCAGCTCTGACTTCATCTTTCACCCTAAAACATTATGACTAACTACAATACATATGGTTAGATAATTATGGATGTTTTGGTTTCACGTTGAGCTTGTAAATACAATTCGACCATGAGAACATGAATTGGGATTAACAGGTTTTCCGTATATTTTACGTGTATATTAACAGATACATACTCCAAAAGCTTTTGACCTCCATTGAACTATTTTCGTTTTGCTTGTCATTACCATTAATTTTTTGAGTACGCACATAATTCTTTGAGTGTTGACCATTTAGAGATTCGGTTTCCGAGAGCAGAATAGTCTGTGCCAATATTTATGATTTTAAACATAATTAATCTGATCAtctgcttttatttttattggagTCGGCATACGAATACACTTAATACTAGTTATCTCAATCCTTACAGTTCAAAAATTTTTCAGCAAGGAAATTGACACCATTTCATAAACACGTTTCATCACACGCACTTGGGAGCCAAGAATAGATTTGGAGAAAGCGTGAATTCTAGTTTTTGGGAAGAACCAGGAAAAAAAttgtgcaaaaaaaaacttggtaaGAAATGTTAATTGAGATAAAAGATTATTGGCATCTCCTCCAATTCCATTGAGGCAGAAAAATAAGGAACCGAAGATAAAGAGCTTGCAGTTACGTGTAAGACTACACAGGTGCTCAATCTACCTTAAGAAATGGGGCAATTACTTGGTTTTCGGGCAGTGAAAACATAATCTTTCGGCAATTGGCTGCCCCGCAGCGACATTCATTTTTTACTGTGACTTCTTTGGCAACTGAGTTTGCAGCAGTTTTTTCCTGAGGGTTTTCTGAAATGCAAATATTCGCCATGAAAATTTGACTGATTAACATTTATTTGATACACGAAAAAATTACCCGTCTTGGACGATGCATAGTCAAACGTAAGTTCTTCTCCGACATGAATGTCTCTTTGGGCAAAGAGTGCAAGTCGGGGCATATTGGGGTCCATGCAATTTGCCCACATAGCGAAAACGGCTAAATTTGGATCACactgaaataaagaaaaattaatcaatagCCCCATAAATGTTTTGCGTGTAACTTGATTTACCGAATGATTGATAAAATGTGCAACATTGCCCTGATGAGCAGCATCGACTGAGTATACGCAATCAATATCATTGAAATCCAAGTCAAAAAGATATGTTCTTCCTTcagaatctaaaaaaaaatgcgaaatGTTTTCAGTTGTCTTGAGATTGGTATGAAAAGACTCAATTAACTTACCATACTGAACTCCACGCTTCTCAGCTTCTTCGTTAGTAATAATTTCGCCGACATACTCAATAACGAAACTATTTTTGCGGATTGTTTCGAGTGTTTTAACACCCCATCCACAGCCGTTGCTAGTGCGAAAAATGCAGAGTTTCAActgatgttttaaaaaagatatatGGTTATTATTTCTGATTGATTTTGTTAAAATCTATAAAAACACCACCTTTGATCCCCGTTGAACTACTCTATTTGGACACTCTGGTCCACACTTGCACCGACTATTACATTCATAAATGGGCGTGCCTACAGGGACCTTAAGACGACCTGCTTTGGTGTACGCCGACTGTGTTCCAGACATTGGACCACAGCAAGTCTTTCTTCCATCGATACAATCGAGACATTCACATCCAATAACAGGATCGTCAGGAATGACTACGCCATCACCAGCCTGAAATTGAAAACTGAATACTTGAATTCTGTATTGCCGATACATTGGGGTCTCGGGATCATGTATACCTTGCATTGAGTAACATAAGTGAAGCCGACAGGAGGTTCATCCAAATCGACGTTGTTTTCTATCTTGACTGGGGGTTTTCCCTGTGTGGCTTCGTTGATTTCGTCTTCCCATTCTTTCAAGCGTACGAGTTGATCAACTCGTCGTTGGCGGAAATCTCTGGTAAGCAGCTGCATCATCAAGTTCTTCTCCATCTGTAAcagtttctgtttctttctgtACACCATGAATGCATATTTGTTGAtttcttcatttgaaaaatggactgttcaaatatttaaaacatgattgtAATTATGTGCAGTGACctaatgtgttctaaggtaacTTACTTTTAAACCCATTTAGTTTAtgtctatctgttgcactacACACAAGCTGGATGGCTAGATCAATATCTTCATTTGCTGGTTTCAGAATTCCTTCAATGTAACTTTGAAGTTGAGCAGATTCAGCagtatttttctctttattttcaaCAGCATTCCTGTTTATCATATTTCAAGACATTCAAAAAGTGTCTCAGAGAAGACATGAAGAATGAATAATTACGGGTTCTTATCAGGATTACGCTGATAAAATTCAGCAATTAGTGCAGGGCATTCACAATCTTCCACAGGAACCCaagaatcatcatcatcagaccACCCTTTCCAGTGAACCAGGTAAAACTCATGACcctgtttaattttaaatttttaggaCAGGTTCAATCGTAGAAAAAGTGGTTCTTACCTCTTCATCAGTTTTGTGGTCAATGATCATTTCTACTTCATACTCCTCTGACTTGGCAGCAGGTTTCGTAGACCGTGATCTTTTCCTAGATTTATAGGCATCAGGCTTTTTCTtgctcttccttttcttttttaactgttCATCTTGCTTGCTGTCATCAGAAATCACGGATACTGATAAAGCTACCGATTCGGGTCTTTCCGTCTCCATGTCACCAAGTTTAGATGGGTCGTCGTGGATATCACTCATTTAGGCTAAAAATCAACAAACTGAAGATCACAATAACGAAGacagtattttttatttaagtcgACAATCGCAACTTGATTACAACAAAAGAACTTACAATTATATAGTAGTGAAATAATTCCGTTTTAAAAGTCAGAAGTACAACACACATGCAATCAATATCACCTCTAGCGATATACTAAGTTTTCGCGCCGGTTTCCACTTGGATATTTTTAGTTCTTTATTCAATGCGTGGTGCCACTGGTGCCTTCATGGCAGTTGCGACATTGCATGAATAGTGTTTTTATACATTCATCAATTTTGACGGCCCATTGAAGGTAATTATTTTATAGATACAAGCCTTATTATTTCTAAATCTGAATAATTTCTGTTGTACATCtgtttttattggtttttcaactttttttaattttttcaatttatttcatttttgctgTTCCTGTTCATCAGTGTTCACCATTGTTTTTTCGTCTGCAACAACAGTTAGCCAAACGACATTTACTTCATAACAGAACAtgttttgttgatttgttgttCGTCATTTACATTTACAGGCACGTTATGTCGTATAGTGTTAATGAGTAAAATCATCATAGGAATGAaccaatcaaaaaattttgcgtttgttgtatttttaacTATTccaattcttcttttctggaCGTCGTGTTATGCAGAACATGATGACACTGTCTCGACAAGATTTGCTCAGTAAGCGctattttatttccttctttttatttttagaaaagaaGATTCAGAGTATTCTTAGATTGactaatttccttttttctttatttcaagatttttaaatcattcaGAACTATCACTATCACCACCACTACGTCAACTTTGGAAGAAAACCATTCCAGATGAACTCAAAGATGCCAAACATGGGATTGTAATGGGTGTGTCTTCAGAAAAATGTGATAATGGAAAGGTTGGTTCATCAGATTCTTTAACATTATTAGaataaaattggaaatttgtttgaattttcaagGTTAACTTAACAATTGATTGGGATGGTTCACCTGTGAATCACACATGTTTTACTTCCAAATACCCACTACCAGTTAAAGAGGATATTGAGCCATATATAACCTGTGATAAGCTTCCCCCTGGAAATTATTCAGTATAAATATCaacattattttttgtctgtAAAGATAAGAATTCTAATGTACTTACATCTctgaatatttcttttctaaagcCTACCCATTATTGCATGGACACTGTGGTTCAATATAATTCATCTATTCCAACTTAGTAAGTATCCTTTTTGGCCACACTGTAATTGGGTgtatgaagtgaaataatacatttagaatatttaaaacattttagcGAAGGCCACCGTCCCCTCTGGCCTATTTTCGGTGAATACCAGTTTGTTCCACCTCAGCGCTGGCTTCATAATGTCGAGGTATGACCTTTTTACAAAAGCTATGTTATAAAATTGCATTAGAATTATTTAACTGTCCCACTATTTATCATAGCATGGAGCAATCATCATGTTATATCACCCATGCGCTGAGCCTTCCGAAATTCTAAAATTGAAGAAACTGGTAAAATCTTGCCTTTGGAAATATGTCATTACTCCCTGGAACATGCTGAGTAGAGAAATGGTAATTTTCCACTATATTTTGTATTTGGGTGTGGGCTTATGAGTGAAAtccaaaaagattttttaattctttttcatcttatctatttattgttttttttttattttcagccttTTGCATTAGTGGCTTGGGGATGTCGACTACAAATGGCTAAAGTAGATTCCGGAATTGCTCGTTACTTTATCCGTTCCAAAGCGTTTCGTGGACCGGAGTCTCATTATCTGAAACAAGGACAATTTTCTGTGGGACTCATTGAGGCTTCCAATCCACCAAGTGATACCAATTTGGACAAAGTGCTCTGTTGATTACCAGTGCGATGACTATAGTCTCCTGTGTTGTGTATGTTGCACACATTTCTCCAGTTTTCTTTCCGAGGTTATGGCAAGTTCTTTCTCATGAATATATCCAGATGTAcagaaaaattagttttttttttctttcattgagGAAAATAAATGTGGCCTTAGGACATCCAAACATTtgtaattcaatatttttagaaagtcTAAGTGTTAAATTgctaagaatatttttgtattgCACCTACTTAAAAAACAATACGGCAATTTTTATCATGCGACGATAATATTGCAATCATTGATTTTCTCATACAAATTTGACCGATTTTTTTCACTATTTTTCCTGTAGATTATGCAATTGACTGCTTCTCAGCCA is a genomic window of Daphnia pulicaria isolate SC F1-1A chromosome 2, SC_F0-13Bv2, whole genome shotgun sequence containing:
- the LOC124327502 gene encoding importin-9-like isoform X1 — translated: MSAPEVSNSLKEASLETLRSILSANQDVRKAGESQVQALEVTEGFGIYLTEIILDIKYQLPIRQLATVLLKQYIDCHWWKLCEEKFRPPETLPEAKSLIRELLPRALNDSNSKIRSGAAHAISTIAQWDWPEEWPNLFTTLMMYLTQGSQESLQGSMCVLLEVTHNVDDKQMPQVVPVILPEVYKIFSDSSRYNVRMRSQAIQIFTNLTESVCSAGEYNKGLVKELLGPFLLPFTEALVKHLQEPDGPASDVGLKTAIVKALTVLVKHVPKQLSQWLLQILPTVWNTLTHSAHVYVACVVNETEESDEQVDPDGEVISFENLVSSIFEFVHALVETPRFRSAVRDGISQIIYYIILFMQITEEQVSTWTGNPDRFVEDESEDSFSYSVRLAAQDLLLALRQEFEDEACSGLCEAVTRHLQEAEVMHTQGNSSFWWKVVEAALLSLGVVKDLLESQQKENQLPLDIVVILQSSLDQHNRMAASPFLLGRCLWAASRFASFLPTALLNRYLQATVEALQPHQNVILRITAVRAVWGFCEHLKASQNTIMLTPMLPMITESLLNLAILFSHEVLSLVLETLAMVLAVDKSFTATCESKVCPLTIALFLKHNSDPVIVELAQDIFRELSQNEACLGPLQHRLVPTLVSILQSPSDKVPSGLHGVALDVVETLVRASKPPLSDALMQTFPCAVRSALTSDDPTIVQNGGECLRAFVSVSPDQVAAYRDSEGHTGLYFIIQVVLNLLNPTVNESSSAFVGRLVSTLFNRAGSHLGDSVDLILRGVLSKLQGSSSLVAAQSLIMVYAHLIHAQMEAVLDFLSSVPGPKGQSALHFVLHQWCSRQHVFAGAYETKVSSIALAKLLHHGVTTNDSRITEITITIEDDTELVGGDSSGCIRTRSQRGGLQYRVKEISIFVKILKLIIYELSNCLESAMAFADEDDETETDGEQSVDGMRDNAAVLLSSHLLDDEDKLDDLKDDDPDAQHDPNSVINLQQYLTEFLRSFSSQNYFPTGFLPHLNSQEKQVLNMIGIHQL
- the LOC124327531 gene encoding uncharacterized protein LOC124327531, whose product is MSKIIIGMNQSKNFAFVVFLTIPILLFWTSCYAEHDDTVSTRFAQFLNHSELSLSPPLRQLWKKTIPDELKDAKHGIVMGVSSEKCDNGKVNLTIDWDGSPVNHTCFTSKYPLPVKEDIEPYITCDKLPPGNYSPTHYCMDTVVQYNSSIPTYEGHRPLWPIFGEYQFVPPQRWLHNVEHGAIIMLYHPCAEPSEILKLKKLVKSCLWKYVITPWNMLSREMPFALVAWGCRLQMAKVDSGIARYFIRSKAFRGPESHYLKQGQFSVGLIEASNPPSDTNLDKVLC
- the LOC124327512 gene encoding histone-lysine N-methyltransferase SUV39H2-like — encoded protein: MSDIHDDPSKLGDMETERPESVALSVSVISDDSKQDEQLKKKRKSKKKPDAYKSRKRSRSTKPAAKSEEYEVEMIIDHKTDEEGHEFYLVHWKGWSDDDDSWVPVEDCECPALIAEFYQRNPDKNPNAVENKEKNTAESAQLQSYIEGILKPANEDIDLAIQLVCSATDRHKLNGFKIHFSNEEINKYAFMVYRKKQKLLQMEKNLMMQLLTRDFRQRRVDQLVRLKEWEDEINEATQGKPPVKIENNVDLDEPPVGFTYVTQCKAGDGVVIPDDPVIGCECLDCIDGRKTCCGPMSGTQSAYTKAGRLKVPVGTPIYECNSRCKCGPECPNRVVQRGSKLKLCIFRTSNGCGWGVKTLETIRKNSFVIEYVGEIITNEEAEKRGVQYDSEGRTYLFDLDFNDIDCVYSVDAAHQGNVAHFINHSCDPNLAVFAMWANCMDPNMPRLALFAQRDIHVGEELTFDYASSKTENPQEKTAANSVAKEVTVKNECRCGAANCRKIMFSLPENQVIAPFLKVD
- the LOC124327502 gene encoding importin-9-like isoform X2, yielding MSAPEVSNSLKEASLETLRSILSANQDVRKAGESQVQALEVTEGFGIYLTEIILDIKYQLPIRQLATVLLKQYIDCHWWKLCEEKFRPPETLPEAKSLIRELLPRALNDSNSKIRSGAAHAISTIAQWDWPEEWPNLFTTLMMYLTQGSQESLQGSMCVLLEVTHNVDDKQMPQVVPVILPEVYKIFSDSSRYNVRMRSQAIQIFTNLTESVCSAGEYNKGLVKELLGPFLLPFTEALVKHLQEPDGPASDVGLKTAIVKALTVLVKHVPKQLSQWLLQILPTVWNTLTHSAHVYVACVVNETEESDEQVDPDGEVISFENLVSSIFEFVHALVETPRFRSAVRDGISQIIYYIILFMQITEEQVSTWTGNPDRFVEDESEDSFSYSVRLAAQDLLLALRQEFEDEACSGLCEAVTRHLQEAEVMHTQGNSSFWWKVVEAALLSLGVVKDLLESQQKENQLPLDIVVILQSSLDQHNRMAASPFLLGRCLWAASRFASFLPTALLNRYLQATVEALQPHQNVILRITAVRAVWGFCEHLKASQNTIMLTPMLPMITESLLNLAILFSHEVLSLVLETLAMVLAVDKSFTATCESKVCPLTIALFLKHNSDPVIVELAQDIFRELSQNEACLGPLQHRLVPTLVSILQSPSDKVPSGLHGVALDVVETLVRASKPPLSDALMQTFPCAVRSALTSDDPTIVQNGGECLRAFVSVSPDQVAAYRDSEGHTGLYFIIQVVLNLLNPTVNESSSAFVGRLVSTLFNRAGSHLGDSVDLILRGVLSKLQGSSSLVAAQSLIMVYAHLIHAQMEAVLDFLSSVPGPKGQSALHFVLHQWCSRQHVFAGAYETKVSSIALAKLLHHGVTTNDSRITEITITIEDDTELVGGDSSGCIRTRSQRGGLQYRVKEISIFVKILKLIIYELSNCLESAMAFADEDDETETDGESVDGMRDNAAVLLSSHLLDDEDKLDDLKDDDPDAQHDPNSVINLQQYLTEFLRSFSSQNYFPTGFLPHLNSQEKQVLNMIGIHQL